One part of the Nitrosophilus kaiyonis genome encodes these proteins:
- a CDS encoding gamma-glutamyl-gamma-aminobutyrate hydrolase family protein: protein MSIKILVTGSDRGSKIAWSFIKFILKTYKTKPIFISPKNFNKNIEFNGLIISGGIDINPSLYGETSYKFSNFDIKRDEMELFFLEKALMKNLPVFGICRGMQLINVFFEGTLHFDIKDLDLNHPHPKTPLPLKDVFIKKDSHLYKIIMSERIKVNALHHQAVDKIGLGLKKSAYDKNHIIQAIEHETLNILGVQWHPEFMPYLKSSQKIFNNFIKKAKNLELS from the coding sequence TTGTCTATAAAAATCTTAGTTACAGGTTCAGATAGAGGAAGTAAAATTGCTTGGAGCTTTATAAAATTCATTTTAAAAACATATAAAACAAAGCCTATATTTATATCTCCAAAAAATTTTAATAAAAATATTGAGTTTAATGGACTTATAATTAGTGGCGGGATTGATATAAATCCATCACTTTATGGAGAAACGAGTTATAAATTTTCTAATTTTGATATTAAAAGAGATGAAATGGAGCTCTTTTTTTTAGAAAAAGCCCTAATGAAAAATTTACCGGTATTTGGAATATGTAGAGGAATGCAGTTGATAAATGTTTTTTTTGAAGGGACTTTACATTTTGATATTAAAGATTTAGACCTAAACCATCCCCATCCAAAAACTCCTCTTCCATTAAAAGATGTTTTTATAAAAAAGGACTCTCATCTTTATAAAATCATAATGAGCGAACGCATAAAAGTAAATGCTTTACATCATCAAGCGGTAGATAAAATAGGCCTTGGACTTAAAAAAAGTGCATATGATAAAAATCATATCATTCAGGCAATTGAGCATGAAACTTTAAATATATTAGGAGTTCAGTGGCATCCAGAATTTATGCCTTATTTAAAATCTTCACAAAAAATTTTTAATAATTTTATTAAAAAAGCAAAAAATTTAGAACTTTCATAG
- a CDS encoding amidoligase family protein, giving the protein MQDFILPPIKINTNNELRKVGFEIEYSGITLKECAAIIIELFGGKIIKDKVYFIKIKDTIFGDFILYIDSKFLREFEEKYKNLFLDKKEIENIEDILLSISETIVPYEIVTPPIKLDSLQKIETLREKLKKRGALGTKSSIFFAFGLHINIETYSFEPSEILDILRSFLILYDWIKEKSNIDLTRKLTWFIDPFEIDYILKVIDLDYRPDIDNLIADYILYNPTRNRALDLLPLFAFINENVKKKLPNEKISPRPAFHYRLPNSRIDEDDWSIAKEFNYWSLIEHLAYQKTKLKKLCTEYKEFLKSPLWFITSSWVDKIDSFIKKEFKEFYCL; this is encoded by the coding sequence ATGCAAGATTTTATCCTTCCACCAATAAAAATCAATACAAATAATGAGTTAAGAAAGGTAGGATTTGAGATAGAATATAGCGGCATTACTTTAAAAGAGTGTGCTGCAATTATTATAGAGTTATTTGGCGGGAAAATAATAAAAGATAAAGTCTATTTTATAAAGATAAAAGATACAATATTTGGAGATTTTATACTTTATATTGATAGTAAATTTTTAAGAGAATTTGAAGAAAAATATAAAAATCTCTTTTTAGATAAAAAAGAGATTGAAAATATTGAAGATATTTTATTATCTATTTCAGAAACTATAGTGCCTTATGAGATAGTAACTCCACCTATAAAATTAGACTCTTTGCAAAAAATAGAAACTTTAAGAGAAAAACTTAAAAAAAGAGGTGCTCTTGGCACAAAATCTTCTATTTTTTTCGCTTTTGGATTGCATATAAATATAGAAACTTATTCATTTGAACCATCTGAAATTTTAGATATTTTAAGATCTTTTTTGATTTTATATGATTGGATAAAAGAAAAAAGCAATATAGATTTAACAAGAAAACTTACTTGGTTTATTGATCCATTTGAAATAGATTATATTTTAAAAGTTATAGATTTAGATTATAGACCAGATATTGATAATCTTATTGCAGATTATATCTTATATAATCCAACAAGAAATAGAGCTCTTGATCTTTTGCCACTTTTTGCATTTATTAATGAGAATGTAAAAAAGAAACTTCCAAATGAAAAAATATCCCCAAGACCTGCTTTTCATTATAGGCTCCCAAATTCTAGAATTGATGAAGATGATTGGTCAATTGCAAAAGAGTTTAATTACTGGAGCCTAATAGAACATTTAGCCTATCAAAAAACGAAATTAAAAAAGCTATGTACAGAGTATAAAGAGTTTTTAAAATCTCCTTTATGGTTTATAACATCTTCTTGGGTAGATAAAATTGATAGTTTTATAAAAAAAGAGTTTAAGGAATTTTATTGTCTATAA
- the crcB gene encoding fluoride efflux transporter CrcB encodes MNISLIFAIGIGGFFGAVSRFLISTFIQKFTGSFFPLGTLGVNMLGSFIIGFLALYFENVISPNQKALLITGFLGALTTFSTFSYETVSMLQNSLYYRAITNITLNVFLSILSTIAGIILFKKIYGGI; translated from the coding sequence ATGAATATTAGCTTAATTTTTGCTATAGGAATTGGCGGATTTTTTGGAGCAGTTAGTAGATTTTTAATATCAACATTTATTCAAAAATTTACAGGCTCTTTTTTTCCTTTGGGAACCCTTGGTGTTAACATGCTGGGGAGTTTTATTATTGGATTTTTGGCTCTTTATTTTGAAAATGTTATCTCTCCAAATCAAAAAGCTCTATTAATAACAGGTTTTTTAGGTGCACTAACAACTTTTTCAACATTTAGTTATGAAACAGTTTCTATGCTTCAAAATTCATTATATTATAGAGCTATTACAAATATTACTTTAAATGTTTTTTTATCCATTCTATCAACAATAGCAGGTATAATTTTGTTTAAAAAGATATATGGAGGAATTTAA
- a CDS encoding DUF190 domain-containing protein, with protein MKRYLGPRKILRIYIDNDDKYENKPLWEAILKKAKENGISGATVFKGVAGMGAHSEISSFSIWSMSQKLPIIIEIIDKEDKIMSFLRNVELMIEEGLVTLMDVDVISYKHPKFEQ; from the coding sequence ATGAAACGCTATTTAGGTCCAAGAAAAATATTAAGAATATATATAGATAATGATGATAAATATGAAAATAAACCCTTATGGGAAGCCATATTAAAAAAAGCTAAAGAGAATGGAATATCTGGTGCTACTGTTTTTAAAGGTGTTGCAGGAATGGGAGCACACTCAGAAATTAGTTCATTTTCTATTTGGAGTATGAGTCAAAAATTACCAATTATTATAGAAATAATAGATAAAGAAGATAAAATTATGAGTTTTTTAAGAAATGTTGAGCTTATGATTGAAGAGGGATTGGTTACTTTAATGGATGTTGATGTAATAAGCTATAAACATCCAAAATTTGAACAATAA
- the trpS gene encoding tryptophan--tRNA ligase codes for MRIVSGMRPTGKLHLGHYLGVLKNWIDLQKENECFFFVADWHALSTSYEDKLNLKNLSKELVKDWIAAGIDPDKSTIFIQSNIKEHSELYVILNMITPLGWLERNPTYKDQLQQLQEKGGKDIRTGGFLTYPVLQTADIILYDANKVPIGEDQRPHLEIAREIVRRFHHLFDCEIFTEPQELLSPTPRLLGLDGRKMSKSYNNAIYLTDTKDEIWQKLRVAKTDPQRVRKTDPGDPQKCLVFDYHKAFSDEETIKKVEEGCKNATIGCIECKKWCLESIEKVLEPMREKRATLNDEYIDNIINEGNQKAKDIASKKMQKVNEAVFEIKCSID; via the coding sequence ATGCGAATTGTTAGCGGTATGAGACCCACGGGTAAACTTCATCTTGGCCACTATCTTGGAGTATTAAAAAATTGGATAGATCTTCAAAAAGAGAATGAATGCTTTTTCTTTGTTGCTGATTGGCATGCACTATCTACAAGTTATGAAGATAAGCTAAATCTCAAAAATTTGAGTAAAGAGTTAGTAAAAGATTGGATTGCAGCAGGCATTGATCCAGATAAAAGTACAATTTTTATACAAAGCAATATAAAAGAGCATTCTGAGCTATATGTAATTTTAAATATGATAACACCTCTTGGTTGGCTTGAAAGAAATCCAACATATAAAGATCAACTTCAACAGCTTCAAGAAAAAGGCGGAAAAGATATAAGAACTGGAGGATTTTTAACATATCCAGTTTTACAAACAGCAGATATTATTCTTTATGATGCAAACAAAGTTCCAATTGGAGAAGATCAAAGACCTCATCTTGAAATAGCTAGGGAGATAGTTAGAAGATTTCATCATCTTTTTGATTGTGAAATTTTTACTGAACCTCAAGAGCTTTTAAGTCCTACTCCAAGACTTTTAGGACTTGATGGCAGAAAAATGAGCAAAAGCTATAATAATGCGATTTATTTAACAGATACAAAAGATGAAATATGGCAAAAACTTAGAGTTGCAAAGACTGATCCTCAAAGAGTAAGAAAAACCGATCCAGGTGATCCTCAAAAATGTTTGGTTTTTGACTATCATAAAGCTTTTAGTGACGAAGAGACAATAAAAAAAGTAGAAGAAGGATGCAAAAATGCAACAATTGGCTGTATTGAGTGTAAAAAATGGTGTCTTGAATCAATAGAAAAAGTATTAGAGCCAATGAGGGAAAAAAGAGCCACTTTAAATGATGAATATATAGATAATATTATAAATGAGGGAAATCAAAAGGCCAAAGATATTGCATCTAAAAAAATGCAAAAAGTAAATGAAGCAGTTTTTGAGATAAAATGTAGTATTGATTAA